The Elusimicrobiota bacterium nucleotide sequence GTATGACTTGTATGTCCGATAAGATTGAACTCAACTTTTGCAACACCGTGATGTTGTTTTAGAAACTCTTTAAGTTTTGCAAGTGCTGATTTTTCAAGTGCGACTGCGCTGATTGTGATAATAACTTTTCGGACAAGTTTTCGTCGGGCATTCTTAAACGAAACCAGTTCATCCGCAATTATTTCAGGTGGTTCAGCATCAGCATTTAATCTGCCTGATACAACTAACATTTCATCCATTTTAAGCGTATCTTTACAATGTTCATTAAAAAGTTTCGGGAATACAACCACATCAATTTCATCATCTAAATCCTCCAACTTAAATCTTGCGTATTGTTCTTTCTTTTTAGAGGTTAGTCGTCTTAAATTAGCGACAATCCCGGCAACTCGTACACTCCCACCTCCACCCACCTTTCCACCTTTTTCAGAAGTGGCAGAGGGCGAGTTTTTTATGTTCTTTATATCTGCGATACTGGTTTTTGTATAAATTTTTATCTCGTTAGAATATTTTGCCAGTGGATGTCCGGACAGATAAAATCCGAGCACCTCTTTCTCAAACGCAAGCAGTTGATGTTCATGCCATTGTTTTTCTTTCGGGATTTCTTCTAACGCTTGGGTGGGGGTGGCTGATGGTATTTTATCTTCATTCCGGTTGATTTCTGCCAGTTCAAAAAGTGACGCCTGGTTATCTATCCTTTCGTGTTCTTTACGGTTACTTTTTTTATATTTTGCATTTTGTGAAATAATCTTTTCAATATTTTCGTAAAAAACATCACGTTCTGGCATATTTGCTCTTTTATTGAGCAGATTATCAAGCACACCTGCTTTACAGAGCGATTCAAGAACTCGTTTATTGATAAGATGTAAATCAACCCGTGCTATAAAATCAGCAAGTGAACTAAATTCACCGTTTTTTTCGCGTGCTGTTATTATTGCATCAACCGCACCTTCACCAACATTCTTGACTGCTACAAGTCCAAACCTGATACCTTTATGTTCAATTGTGAATTTTGCAAAAGATTTGTTTATATCAGGCGGATAGATTTCTATTCCGAATTCTTGCGCATCTTTTATATATTCAACGATTTTATTTTCTGCTTCTTTACTTATTTTAGTATGTCCGATTTCAGACGACAGAAGTGCTGTAAAAAACTCAAGTGGATAATTCGCTTTAAGGTATGCACTTTTGTAGGTTAAGAATCCGTAAGCGGTTGCGTGCGATTTGTTGAACCCGTATTCACCAAAACTCTTGATATTATTAAAAATTTTTTCAGCAATTCTATATGTAAGTTCTTTTTTCTTTGCGCCGTCCAAAAATATTTCACGATACTGTTCAATCAGGTCAACATTTTTTTTGCTCATTGCAGACCGAAAAGTATCCGCCTCAGAAAGCGTAAGCCCAGCCAGTTCTGTTGCTATTTGCATCACCTGTTCTTGATATACGATAATCCCGTAGGTTTCTGATAGAATTTTTTCCATCAACTGATGTTCGTATTTAAATTTTGTCTTTCCATGATATCTTGCGACAAATTCATCCAGCATACCGCTACCCATCGGACCCGGTCGGTATAGTGCAATCAGTGCAGTAATATCCGAGATACTTTTAGGTTTTAGTTTTTTGAGTAAGTCACGCATCCCTGATTTTTCTACCTGAAACACGCCTGCTACTTTTGCATCAGAAAGCAGCTTGAATGTGTTTTTATCGTCAAACGGCAATTTCTCAATATCTAATTTAATTTTATGTCTTTTTTTTATAAGTTCAGCAGTATCTTTTATAACGGTAAGCATTCTCAATCCCAGGAAGTCCATTTTTAGCAGTCCCATTTTTTCTAACAGTTTGCCTTCAAACTGGGTTGTTACAACACCATCGGATGTTTTGGCTAATGGCAGATAATTTGTTGCTTCATCTTTGGTAATAACAATCCCAGCCGCATGAACACCTGAATGCCGTTTTAACCCTTCAAGTTTTAGTGATATATCAACAAGTTTTTTTATTCTTGTATCGGAGTTATAAAACGATTTTAATTCAGAAACAAGCGAAAGCGCCTGCGTAAGTGTTATCCCGAGCGTTTTTGGTATAAGTCCTGCTATTTTATTCACCTCTGTTAACGGGATTGAGAGTACTCTACCAACATCCCGAATCACTTGTTTAGCGAGCATAGAGCCAAAAGTTATTATTTGGACTACTTTGTCTACGCCATATTTATTTCTAACATAATTTATTACTTCAGCACGACCTTCGTCTGAGAAATCAATATCCAAATCAGGCATTGTCAACCGTGCTGGGTTCAGGAACCGTTCAAACAGCAGCCCGTATTCCAGCGGGTCAACATCAGTAATCCCTAAAAGATACGAAACAATAGAGCCGGCACCGGAACCTCTACCGGGTCCAACCGGGATAGCTTGATTTTTAGCAAACTGGATAAAATCCCAGACAATCAAAAAATAGCCGGAATAACCTGCATCATAGATAATTTTTAATTCGTGTTCCAGCCGTTGTTTTATTTCAGCAGTTATTTTAGGATACCGTTTTTTAAGACCTGCTTCACAAAGTTTGCGTAGATAAGAATCAAGCGTATAACCTGTTTCAACCCTATATTCAGGCAGATACAATTTATCAAACGAAAGTTGAAGATTACATTTTTCAGAAATTACCAGTGTGTTTTTGATTGCTTCAGGAATACTATTAAATGTGCTAATCATCTCGTCAGGCGATTTGTAATAAAACTGGTCAGTTACAAACTTCAGATGGTCTGGGTCGGCAAGTGTTGATGCAGTACCGATACAAATCAAAACCTCGTGTGCTTCTGCATCCTCTTTTTTGAGATAATGACAGTCGTTTGTAGCGACAACCTGGATATTAAGCTCGTTAGCAAATTCAAGCAGTTTGGTATTCACTAATTTTTGTTCCGGGATACCATTCTCCATCAACTCCAGATAAAAATCGTCTTTCAAAACCTGTTTATAAAAATCGGCAGTTTTTTTTGCGTCATCAAGTTTATTGGCGAGTATCAGTTCAGATATTTCACCATGCAGACATCCTGAAAGAACAATAAGTCCATCTGAGTATTTTTGTAAAAGTTCTTTATCTATTCTTGGCTTGTAGTAGAACCCATCAAGATATGAAATAGAGGACAGTTTTGTAAGATTCTTGTAGCCAGTTTCGTTTTTTACCAAAATAGTAAGATGATAATTTTTTTCACCGTGAACTCTGTTTTTGTGTGATTTTTCAGCAATATATGCTTCCAGCCCGATAATCGGTTTCATTCCTGATTTTAAACAGCCGTTGTAAAACTCAATCACACCATACATATTCCCGTGGTCTGTGATCGCCATTGCAGGAAGACCATAACCTGCCATTGTTTTTAATAGTGTTGCAGGATTCCCGCGGTCATCAAGGATTCGGCAAGCACCATCTAACAACGAGTATTCGGTATGGTTATGCAGATGAACAAACTGTGCTTGGTTTCTGGTTGGTACCATAACATATATTTTACTTTTTGTTACGGGATTGTCAAGCAAACTTCGGAACCACAGATTTTAATCCTAAATTCTAAGTTTTTTCAGTGTTTATCTGTGTCCATCTGTGGTTGCTTTTTGTATCATTATATAAAAAATAGGTGGCGGGGTCAAGTGCTTATTTCATATGCCAGGTAACAAGGTATGGTCGTTCGGGTAGACCCGGAGGCGAGTATTTATTTAATTCTGTATCAAAAATGTAATATCTGGGATTGTAACCTCCGGAAAGAGAAACGCTTTGATTGACTATCATGGTGCCGTAAAAATAAAGCGCTTTTTTACTGGCTGGCGACGAACCGTTTTTTACCGAGCGGTATTGCGAAAATGTCGCACCGTGAACATAATGTGCGGAACCGGTTTTGTTGAAGTAAATATAATTATGTGCTAAAAGTGCGATGGAGTCGC carries:
- a CDS encoding DNA polymerase III subunit alpha yields the protein MVPTRNQAQFVHLHNHTEYSLLDGACRILDDRGNPATLLKTMAGYGLPAMAITDHGNMYGVIEFYNGCLKSGMKPIIGLEAYIAEKSHKNRVHGEKNYHLTILVKNETGYKNLTKLSSISYLDGFYYKPRIDKELLQKYSDGLIVLSGCLHGEISELILANKLDDAKKTADFYKQVLKDDFYLELMENGIPEQKLVNTKLLEFANELNIQVVATNDCHYLKKEDAEAHEVLICIGTASTLADPDHLKFVTDQFYYKSPDEMISTFNSIPEAIKNTLVISEKCNLQLSFDKLYLPEYRVETGYTLDSYLRKLCEAGLKKRYPKITAEIKQRLEHELKIIYDAGYSGYFLIVWDFIQFAKNQAIPVGPGRGSGAGSIVSYLLGITDVDPLEYGLLFERFLNPARLTMPDLDIDFSDEGRAEVINYVRNKYGVDKVVQIITFGSMLAKQVIRDVGRVLSIPLTEVNKIAGLIPKTLGITLTQALSLVSELKSFYNSDTRIKKLVDISLKLEGLKRHSGVHAAGIVITKDEATNYLPLAKTSDGVVTTQFEGKLLEKMGLLKMDFLGLRMLTVIKDTAELIKKRHKIKLDIEKLPFDDKNTFKLLSDAKVAGVFQVEKSGMRDLLKKLKPKSISDITALIALYRPGPMGSGMLDEFVARYHGKTKFKYEHQLMEKILSETYGIIVYQEQVMQIATELAGLTLSEADTFRSAMSKKNVDLIEQYREIFLDGAKKKELTYRIAEKIFNNIKSFGEYGFNKSHATAYGFLTYKSAYLKANYPLEFFTALLSSEIGHTKISKEAENKIVEYIKDAQEFGIEIYPPDINKSFAKFTIEHKGIRFGLVAVKNVGEGAVDAIITAREKNGEFSSLADFIARVDLHLINKRVLESLCKAGVLDNLLNKRANMPERDVFYENIEKIISQNAKYKKSNRKEHERIDNQASLFELAEINRNEDKIPSATPTQALEEIPKEKQWHEHQLLAFEKEVLGFYLSGHPLAKYSNEIKIYTKTSIADIKNIKNSPSATSEKGGKVGGGGSVRVAGIVANLRRLTSKKKEQYARFKLEDLDDEIDVVVFPKLFNEHCKDTLKMDEMLVVSGRLNADAEPPEIIADELVSFKNARRKLVRKVIITISAVALEKSALAKLKEFLKQHHGVAKVEFNLIGHTSHTTTRILTPLEIEPNDTVVSGIEKIFGKGVVEFA